A single Anatilimnocola floriformis DNA region contains:
- a CDS encoding PilZ domain-containing protein — protein MNPVIANAPELAPFSVPKDGSEDGRRFARRPCKLHAHLTIQESLDKSFDIAREFDVIVRNISRSGVCFLFVRQMFPDDLVQLDFGGLVRRYRVARCRRIGDNCYEIGLAICN, from the coding sequence ATGAACCCCGTGATCGCGAATGCACCCGAACTGGCTCCGTTCTCGGTTCCGAAAGACGGGAGCGAAGACGGCCGCCGTTTTGCTCGTCGCCCTTGCAAGCTGCACGCGCACCTGACCATTCAGGAATCGCTTGATAAGAGCTTCGACATCGCCCGCGAGTTCGACGTGATCGTGCGGAACATTTCGCGCAGCGGCGTCTGCTTTTTGTTCGTGCGGCAGATGTTTCCCGATGATCTGGTGCAACTCGATTTCGGCGGCTTGGTGCGGCGTTATCGCGTGGCCCGCTGCCGCCGCATCGGCGATAATTGTTACGAGATTGGCCTGGCGATTTGCAATTAG
- a CDS encoding flavin reductase family protein produces the protein MNASAPNLEQIDSLLKLVDREIWLITAAHNGQRSGLTATWVSQVSLDRERPVLLAGLSPRNFTTELVEQSGLLVAHLVTTDLLPLVYRFAASSGRNGDKLADVRLLDNGENLPVIAAARAWLICRVFRKLSAGDRVFFWADVIQSGQQSLAESAAPLLKEQAFIQALTVEQRIHLKSLREADALALRPVAASWRESV, from the coding sequence ATGAACGCCAGCGCTCCGAACCTTGAACAGATCGACTCGCTCCTGAAATTGGTCGATCGAGAAATCTGGCTAATCACGGCAGCCCACAACGGTCAGCGATCGGGACTAACAGCGACGTGGGTTTCGCAGGTCTCGCTCGATCGCGAACGGCCGGTGTTGCTCGCTGGTTTATCGCCGCGCAATTTCACGACGGAGCTCGTCGAACAGAGTGGACTCTTGGTCGCTCATCTGGTGACGACGGATTTACTTCCACTTGTCTATCGTTTTGCGGCGTCGAGTGGACGAAATGGCGACAAACTGGCCGATGTTCGATTGCTCGATAACGGCGAGAATCTTCCAGTAATTGCCGCAGCGCGGGCGTGGTTGATCTGCCGCGTTTTCAGAAAACTTTCGGCCGGCGATCGCGTCTTTTTTTGGGCCGATGTGATTCAGTCTGGCCAGCAATCGCTCGCCGAATCGGCAGCGCCGTTGCTAAAAGAGCAGGCGTTTATCCAAGCCTTGACGGTCGAGCAGCGAATACATCTAAAGAGCCTGCGCGAAGCAGACGCGCTGGCCTTGCGGCCTGTAGCGGCAAGCTGGCGAGAAAGCGTTTAG